The following proteins come from a genomic window of Aspergillus luchuensis IFO 4308 DNA, chromosome 3, nearly complete sequence:
- a CDS encoding nucleobase cation symporter-1 family protein (COG:F,H;~EggNog:ENOG410PHPC;~InterPro:IPR038271,IPR012681,IPR001248;~PFAM:PF02133;~TransMembrane:12 (i43-62o74-93i100-123o173-191i198-218o238-258i279-308o328-348i369-386o398-418i448-470o476-496i);~go_component: GO:0016020 - membrane [Evidence IEA];~go_function: GO:0022857 - transmembrane transporter activity [Evidence IEA];~go_process: GO:0055085 - transmembrane transport [Evidence IEA]) — translation MPRIKEWIEKLEVPTEPGLTNTQLMLTNRDLRPVEHERRQWRWYNFIAFWIADSLNINTWMISSSMIVDGLSWWQAWICVWVGYFIAACFVCLTGRIGAVYHISFPVACRASFGIWGSFWPVFNRAAMAVVWYGVQGYIGGECVTLMIEAIWPSYRNIPNHIPASSGVTTKDFLSFFLFWLLSLPALWFPVHKIRHLFTVKAIYSPIAAIAFFAWAISRANGIGPIVHQPATAHGSTLAWAIVKSIMSCLGNFATLIVNDPDFSRFSRSPKDALWSQLLTIPIGFGITSFIGIIVSSSSAVIFGGDFVWNPLTLLGQFLDGASSAERFGIFIISTGFALAQLGTNISANSVSAGTDMTALLPRYLNIRRGSYICAAIGLCMCPWKLSSSSNSFTTYLSAYSIFLSSIAGPMISDYYFVRKGYLRVKDLYSVGNDSAYRYTYGFSWHAYASYLAGILVNIVGFAGAVGRTVPVGAQYIYNINYFSGFVVSCVMYYALARLFPLSSTSSTWHEADIDVDEDRLSVADGQEVYPEDEHPTGKPLDVEAPVDQKHPKSTASSVL, via the exons ATGCCTCGAATCAAAGAATGGATCGAAAAGCTCGAGGTGCCTACGGAGCCCGGGTTGACCAATACTCAATTGATGTTGACGAACCGTGACTTGCGGCCAG TTGAACACGAGCGTCGTCAATGGAGATGGTACAACTTCATCGCCTTTTGGATTGCAGACTCTTTGAATATT AACACATGGATGATTTCATCTTCGATGATTGTCGACGGTCTGTCCTGGTGGCAGGCATGGATTTGCGTCTGGGTCGGTTATTTCATTGCGGCTTGTTTTGTCTGCTTGACCGGTCGCATCGGTGCAGTCTATCACATCTCGTTCCCGGTCGCATGCCGGGCCAGCTTTGGAATATGGGGTTCTTTCTGGCCCGTCTTCAACCGGGCGGCAATGGCTGTCGTTTGGTATGGTGTTCAGGGTTATATTGGAG GCGAGTGCGTAACCTTGATGATTGAGGCTATCTGGCCAAGTTATAGAAATATCCCCAATCATATCCCCGCAAGCTCCGGCGTCACCACCAAGGACTtcctgagcttcttcctgttctgGCTCCTGTCACTGCCAGCTCTCTGGTTTCCAGTCCATAAGATCAGACATCTCTTTACCGTGAAAGCCATCTACTCTCCCATCGCCGCCATCGCCTTCTTTGCCTGGGCCATCTCCCGCGCCAACGGAATTGGTCCCATCGTGCACCAACCCGCTACAGCTCACGGAAGCACCTTGGCCTGGGCGATAGTCAAATCTATCATGAGCTGTCTCGGCAACTTTGCTACGCTGATTGTGAATGACCCGGATTTCTCGAGGTTCTCTCGGTCGCCGAAAGACGCGCTGTGGTCCCAGCTGCTCACCATCCCAATCGGGTTCGGCATCACCTccttcatcggcatcatcgtctcatcttcttctgctgttaTCTTCGGCGGTGACTTTGTGTGGAACCCGTTGACGCTTCTGGGTCAGTTTCTGGATGGCGCCAGCTCCGCCGAGCGCTTCggtatcttcatcatctcgacTGGCTTTGCTCTGGCTCAGCTGGGCACCAACATTTCTGCCAACTCGGTCTCTGCCGGTACCGATATGACGGCCTTGCTCCCTCGATACCTCAACATCCGCCGGGGTAGTTATATCTGCGCCGCGATCGGCCTGTGCATGTGTCCA TGGAAactctcgtcttcatccaatTCATTCACCACTTACCTCTCGGCCTACtccatcttcctctcttctatCGCCGGGCCTATGATTTCCGACTACTACTTTGTTCGGAAAGGATATCTGCGAGTGAAGGATCTGTACAGTGTTGGAAATGACTCAGCATACCGCTACACGTACGGCTTCTCCTGGCACGCATACGCTTCGTATCTTGCAGGCATTCTCGTCAACATCGTCGGGTTTGCCGGCGCAGTTGGGCGTACCGTGCCTGTGGGAGCCCAGTACATCTACAACATCAACTACTTTTCCGGCTTTGTCGTCTCATGTGTGATGTATTACGCATTGGCCCGACTGTTCCCCCtttcctccaccagcagtACGTGGCATGAGGCGGATATCGACGTTGATGAAGACCGTCTGTCCGTAGCGGATGGGCAGGAGGTGTATCCGGAGGATGAGCATCCGACCGGCAAGCCGCTGGACGTTGAAGCTCCTGTTGATCAGAAGCACCCGAAGTCCACCGCTTCATCGGTGCTATGA
- a CDS encoding uncharacterized protein (COG:S;~EggNog:ENOG410PK37), which yields MLSGGALPQTLGSITATKINELSKQRTLFEKRRAEIVQAAEDAHSLRSKAQVLLEGVTRLKGFPNDALDQEDLDTDSSSNEESAVEDQTERAIHANIRRFLLQSKYDPSVSDRSLKSWISQLEQELSYLELRHKHADFYSELVTEWLRDFEEVAASSSAANEDGSQGMAFENVGRSEMHEQRATWESLVFTETDVDGSAIKAYLDGLFQATTPSQQALKQLRDAVRTFGTDFASKKSWLEVADLKWVSDSLLKSDLLTKEKMAVLKEFMRNPAVAQEVVDVLNMRLASLDNWSWPAEGIPVEMRRQLNGKYRVYMDEDLLDSLMFEYLGMKWSVTFRSAFNSFLDTPAWKFLRERIPRREMSRRSRFTGTNAKRLGTTSVNDRRKETYKQDYFMSLLPSSVDANMDPYGEDAEPDNAVKNPLETKHSLLHLLITESLLYTSLHGQFTAIRSDFKWFGPSLSHTTILVVLEYFGVPRLWLDFFHKFLKTPVTFAQDGPGASKRTRSRGIPMSHALSTCFGEAVLFCMDFAVNQSTDGAYLYRLHDDFWFWGHEETCVKAWTTMETFTKVMGLEINEEKTGTVRLKGKDVADHHEQPSDSQEKEASDPLPEGDIRWGFLKLDPSEGRFVIDQEQVDSHIAELQRQLSSCKSVFSWVQAWNSYFGRFFANNFAKPAMCFGRSHIDMAISTLSRIERTLFPGTSSGVTDYLRQVIAERFGVKDLPEGFFYFPVEFGGLELLNPYIPFLAMRENIKATPKGRLHKAFMQYEVEYHDCKRRFDEGTSAEQSTSLGTELDDDVADMTLEEYTRYSETYSRPLLEAYTELIRVPKEISINLTPELHRNQMSLDASVTNETKGRNTISDMWYSMSAYWRWTAELYQEEMVKTYGNLAAVNRESMPLGVVKTLKEGKFRWQS from the coding sequence ATGTTGTCTGGCGGGGCTCTTCCCCAGACACTGGGTTCGATCACTGCAACTAAGATTAATGAACTCTCCAAACAACGAACACTTttcgagaagagaagagcagAGATTGTACAAGCTGCCGAGGATGCTCACAGTCTACGATCAAAGGCCCAGGTTCTCCTGGAAGGTGTGACCAGGCTCAAGGGATTCCCCAATGATGCACTTGACCAAGAGGACCTAGACACAGACAGTTCATCTAATGAAGAATCTGCCGTTGAAGATCAGACTGAGCGCGCTATTCACGCTAATATTCGTCGCTTCCTTCTGCAGAGCAAGTATGATCCTTCTGTCTCAGACCGCAGCCTGAAAAGTTGGATTTCCCAGCTCGAACAAGAGCTTAGCTACCTCGAGCTAAGGCATAAGCATGCCGACTTCTATAGCGAGCTAGTCACGGAATGGCTGCGTGACTTCGAAGAGGTGGCTGCTTCTAGCTCGGCTGCGAACGAGGACGGGTCGCAAGGAATGGCTTTCGAGAATGTTGGTCGGTCAGAAATGCACGAACAGCGAGCCACATGGGAGTCTCTGGTCTTCACAGAGACAGATGTAGATGGAAGTGCCATCAAAGCATATCTTGACGGTCTTTTCCAagcaacaacaccctcacAGCAAGCATTGAAGCAACTGCGGGACGCAGTCAGAACCTTTGGCACTGACTTTGCCTCGAAGAAATCTTGGCTTGAGGTCGCTGACCTCAAGTGGGTATCGGACTCATTGCTGAAGTCCGATTTGCTCacgaaagaaaagatggcCGTTCTGAAGGAGTTCATGCGCAACCCGGCAGTCGCCCAGGAGGTGGTAGATGTTCTCAATATGCGCCTGGCTTCTCTTGACAACTGGAGCTGGCCTGCAGAGGGTATCCCAGTGGAGATGCGTCGCCAGCTGAATGGCAAATACCGGGTATATATGGACGAAGATCTGCTGGACAGCCTCATGTTCGAATACCTGGGGATGAAATGGTCAGTTACATTTCGATCTGCCTTCAACTCGTTTCTTGACACACCAGCTTGGAAATTCCTTCGGGAACGAATCCCCAGGCGCGAAATGTCTCGCCGTTCTCGATTCACGGGGACGAACGCCAAACGCCTTGGTACAACGAGTGTAAACGATCGCCGAAAGGAAACGTACAAACAAGACTACTTTATGAGCCTCCTACCTTCCTCGGTGGACGCGAATATGGACCCATATGGCGAGGATGCGGAGCCTGATAACGCAGTAAAGAACCCACTGGAAACGAAGCACTCACTGCTACATCTTCTGATCACCGAATCCCTCCTATACACCTCGTTGCACGGCCAATTCACTGCTATTAGATCTGATTTCAAATGGTTTggaccctctctctcacacactACCATACTGGTGGTATTGGAGTATTTTGGTGTTCCACGACTCTGGCTGGACTTTTTCCACAAGTTCCTAAAAACTCCGGTAACTTTTGCACAAGACGGACCAGGTGCCTCCAAGCGAACTCGGAGCCGAGGAATACCCATGAGCCATGCCCTTTCCACTTGTTTTGGTGAGGCAGTTTTGTTCTGCATGGACTTTGCGGTGAACCAAAGCACAGACGGGGCTTATCTATATCGGCTGCATGATGACTTCTGGTTCTGGGGTCACGAAGAGACTTGTGTCAAAGCCTGGACTACAATGGAAACATTTACCAAGGTCATGGGCCTAGAGATAAACGAGGAAAAAACGGGAACAGTGCGCCTGAAGGGAAAAGACGTGGCAGACCATCATGAGCAGCCATCTGACTCTCAGGAAAAGGAAGCGTCAGACCCCCTGCCTGAAGGAGATATTCGCTGGGGATTCCTGAAGCTGGATCCTTCAGAAGGTCGTTTTGTCATTGATCAAGAACAGGTCGACAGCCACATTGCGGAGCTACAGCGCCAGCTCTCATCCTGCAAGAGCGTCTTCTCATGGGTCCAGGCATGGAACAGTTACTTTGGACGGTTCTTCGCCAACAACTTTGCGAAACCAGCCATGTGCTTTGGGAGAAGCCATATAGATATGGCTATATCCACACTGAGTCGTATTGAACGAACTTTATTCCCCGGAACCTCCAGCGGGGTGACCGACTACCTGCGCCAAGTGATCGCAGAACGTTTTGGTGTTAAGGACCTCCCAGAAGGGTTTTTCTACTTTCCTGTAGAATTCGGTGGGCTGGAGCTCCTGAATCCTTATATCCCTTTCCTCGCAATGCGTGAGAACATCAAAGCAACGCCTAAAGGTCGGCTGCATAAGGCCTTCATGCAATACGAAGTCGAGTACCATGATTGCAAGCGGCGATTTGACGAAGGGACTTCTGCTGAGCAATCTACTTCTCTGGGAACTGAATTGGACGACGACGTGGCTGACATGACTCTGGAGGAATACACCCGATACTCGGAAACTTATAGCCGTCCACTTTTGGAGGCATACACGGAGCTGATCCGTGTGCCTAAGGAGATCAGCATCAATCTGACGCCAGAACTGCACCGAAACCAGATGTCTCTGGACGCGAGCGTTACCAATGAGACCAAAGGTCGCAACACGATCTCGGATATGTGGTATAGTATGTCAGCATATTGGCGGTGGACGGCAGAGTTGTATCAGGAAGAGATGGTAAAGACTTACGGAAATTTAGCAGCTGTGAATAGGGAGTCTATGCCCCTGGGAGTGGTCAAGACGCTAAAGGAAGGCAAGTTCAGATGGCAAAGCTGA
- a CDS encoding putative adenosine deaminase (COG:F;~EggNog:ENOG410PHW9;~InterPro:IPR001365,IPR032466;~PFAM:PF00962;~go_function: GO:0019239 - deaminase activity [Evidence IEA]) produces the protein MDLSKAVDRAFTQSLPKIELHAHLSGSISRQCLHEIWLKKKAQDPDFNIEDPWITMPPGKVDYSLQTFFQSFNKSIYNLVNDLASLTYATHSVLTDFQNDGVTYLELRTIPRASPSSSFTREEYLTTVLDAISDFQANQSPTSPKMSVYLILALDRGHHTTAEALEIVDLALAHRARGIVGIDVCGNPTKGDVSVLREAFAKAKANELGVTVHFPEMREAATPGELETLLEFQPDRLGHVIHVPEELKREIARRQLGLELCMSCNVHAKMFDGGFLDHHFGYWRHQNCPIVLCTDDVGFFCSPVSNEYLLAAEHFQLTRTDVLGICRKSYDAIFGGEKEKDRLRRLLSDFEAHYST, from the exons ATGGACCTTTCGAAAGCGGTCGATCGTGCCTTCACCCAATCCCTCCCCAAGATCGAG CTCCATGCCCACCTCAGCGGCAGTATCAGCCGCCAATGTCTCCATGAGATCTggctcaagaagaaggcccaAGACCCTGACTTCAACATAGAAGATCCATGGATAACCATGCCGCCTGGGAAGGTAGATTATTCCCTGCAAAC ATTTTTCCAGTCCTTCAACAAATCAATCTACAATCTGGTCAATGATCTTGCCAGCCTCACCTACGCCACCCATTCCGTGCTAACCGACTTTCAAAACGACGGCGTAACTTACCTTGAACTCCGCACCATTCCCCGTgcatccccctcctcctccttcacccggGAGGAATACCTTACTACCGTTCTTGATGCAATCTCGGATTTTCAGGCCAACCAATCCCCCACTTCCCCGAAGATGTCTGTATATCTGATTCTAGCTTTGGACAGGGGCCATCACACTACTGCTGAGGCCCTGGAAATTGTAGACTTGGCACTAGCCCACCGCGCCCGCGGTATCGTGGGCATTGATGTCTGCGGCAACCCAACCAAGGGTGATGTTTCAGTGCTACGGGAGGCGTTTGCGAAAGCCAAAGCTAACGAACTAGGCGTGACCGTGCATTTCCCCGAAATGAGGGAGGCGGCAACGCCTGGAGAATTGGAGACACTCTTGGAGTTTCAGCCGGACCGGCTGGGCCATGTGATTCATGTGCCTGAAGAGCTGAAACGGGAGATTGCAAGGAGGCAGTTGGGACTTGAATTGTGCATGTCGTGTAATGTGCACGCAAAAATGTTTGATGGTGGCTTTTTGGATCATCATTTCGGGTATTGGAGACATCAGAATTGCCCGATTGTGCTTTGC ACCGACGATGTAGGGTTTTTCTGCAGTCCCGTATCGAATGAGTATCTGTTAGCTGCAGAGCACTTTCAACTCACGCGGACCGATGTGCTGGGCATCTGTAGAAAATCCTACGATGCGATCTTCGGAGgcgaaaaggagaaagacCGTCTTCGACGTCTACTATCTGACTTCGAGGCACATTACAGCACATAG
- a CDS encoding putative cytochrome P450 pisatin demethylase (COG:Q;~EggNog:ENOG410Q1ZS;~InterPro:IPR001128,IPR017972,IPR036396;~PFAM:PF00067;~go_function: GO:0005506 - iron ion binding [Evidence IEA];~go_function: GO:0016705 - oxidoreductase activity, acting on paired donors, with incorporation or reduction of molecular oxygen [Evidence IEA];~go_function: GO:0020037 - heme binding [Evidence IEA];~go_process: GO:0055114 - oxidation-reduction process [Evidence IEA]): protein MASLIVVIAQLTVLTLVSRMVYLCYFHPLAPYPGPFWARFTNLWRFFTFMSGQLHLAEQQLHQKYGPVVRVAPNWLSFSSLEDFDAIYGFNKSVEKGDFYAFGRSPSQREASIFSTKSDTIHRQRKKKVLGPALSSSKVGRYEPVIEEHVAVLLSRLEASRHPTGEGVSTANVAPLVTRFTLDTMLEILFGSAIASNPYTDSAAAGAICSQLRKITKTAWSYSLWPMYGWVMNSWIISSFPRGLLYNKNGAQTGMAGLAAAVHRAIMRNPQHVIQFPKPGIVKSWLEVPVDDANHMREPEVLAEAMNMIFAGPGSMAAALTAIIHHLGSEEGQGWQDKIRRKAAVSSESITAATIPIELQAVIKETMRFQGVFPTAFPRVIMSGAEGVIPSLSTPLPVGTTVSANTYVLGRSREIWGDDVDQWIPERWTGDAEHRRQMETKFVVFSKGPRGCVGKDLALIILAKSVMGLILQWQIRSVGSLRGKSWLEMQYDDCWLELRPLSTAP from the exons ATGGCCTCACTAATTGTCGTTATAGCCCAGCTTACAGTGCTCACTCTCGTTAGTCGGATGGTTTACCTATGCTACTTCCATCCTCTGGCACCCTACCCAGGCCCATTTTGGGCCCGCTTCACGAACCTTTG GCGGTTCTTCACGTTCATGAGCGGCCAACTCCATCTTGCAGAACAGCAACTCCATCAGAAATATGGCCCTGTAGTCCGAGTGGCTCCGAACTGGCTCTCTTTCTCGAGTTTGGAAGACTTTGACGCTATCTATGGATTTAACAAGTCCGTCGAAAAGGGTGATTTCTATGCATTTGGACGAAGCCCCAGCCAGCGTGAGGCGAGTATATTCTCAACGAAATCGGATACCATTCACCGccagagaaaaaagaaggtttTAGGGCCGGCTCTCTCGAGTTCAAAGGTAGGAAGGTATGAGCCTGTTATTGAAGAACATGTAGCAGTTCTACTGTCACGACTGGAGGCGTCCCGACACCCGACAGGAGAAGGAGTTTCAACTGCAAACGTGGCTCCCTTGGTAACCCGGTTCACCTTGGACACAATGTTGGAAATTCTGTTTGGCTCGGCTATAGCATCGAACCCTTATACTGATAGTGCTGCCGCCGGTGCCATATGCTCGCAGCTTCGCAAGATAACCAAGACAGCATGGAGCTACTCTCTTTGGCCAATGTACGGGTGGGTTATGAACAGCTGGATCATCAGTTCCTTCCCTCGCGGCCTCTTATACAATAAAAATGGTGCACAGACTGGAATGGCGGGGCTCGCGGCTGCCGTCCACAGGGCAATCATGCGAAATCCCCAACATGTCATTCAATTTCCAAAGCCTGGAATTGTGAAAAGCTGGCTCGAAGTCCCCGTTGACGATGCGAATCATATGAGAGAACCTGAGGTCCTAGCTGAAGCTATGAATATGATCTTCGCGGGCCCCGGGAGCATGGCGGCCGCGCTCACGGCTATAATACACCATCTGGGATCGGAAGAAGGACAGGGCTGGCAGGATAAAATTCGCAGGAAGGCAGCAGTCTCCAGTGAGAGCATAACGGCTGCCACGATCCCCATCGAATTGCAGGCTGTGATAAAAGAGACGATGCGTTTCCAAGGAGTCTTTCCAACAGCATTTCCTCGTGTAATCATGTCGGGTGCTGAAGGAGTCATTCCCAGCCTGTCAACACCGCTACCGGTCGGCACTACAGTGTCTGCGAACACCTATGTCTTGGGTCGGTCTCGCGAGATCTggggagatgatgtcgatCAATGGATACCAGAGCGATGGACTGGAGATGCTGAACACAGGCGGCAGATGGAAACAAAGTTCGTAGTTTTTAGCAAGGGTCCGCGAGGCTGCGTTGGGAAGGATCTGGCACTGATCATACTAGCCAAATCGGTGATGGGACTCATTCTACAATGGCAGATCAGAAGCGTGGGCAGTCTGCGAGGAAAGAGCTGGCTGGAAATGCAGTATGACGATTGTTGGCTGGAACTCAGACCATTGTCCACAGCGCCGTAA